The following coding sequences are from one Palaemon carinicauda isolate YSFRI2023 unplaced genomic scaffold, ASM3689809v2 scaffold319, whole genome shotgun sequence window:
- the LOC137636523 gene encoding uncharacterized protein — MLLRTLLVDFAAFSCGFLVTMFSVDLFFSDPKGKLNTIVCAKKSELLALAGKFEVTVSSRDRKDDIKNAILDYLVEEESVEEHEARKYMSTKKDSSDVEHMRLAIQLEQVKLEVDIERERHKLAIDKERKKYELEMEKARLDHEASLTQNMEIERSRISVEQRIRLMNLESNQPLKFDLAKSLKLVPEFTETDVDSFFRNFEDIASNMKWPVDQWVWLIKSKVQGKAAIVVSNLVGERNYTVVKQAILDAYMVTAEGLRQRFRQYIKSNAQTWYEFANEKLRLFNKWLKAANVNNFEELVNLIVTEEFMRKLPQNIRMHIADREEEDLKKSAMLADHFFLIHKTHKGTEMFVKQGKATGFSGEKEGVNYCSYCKQQGHDINECKNPTCKKSKFFGSKLPDLDAGKYKDSKFSVKGKGAMHCSTPESDPLFANYISEGTVTIPNGTPVKVRILRDTGSTQSMILHSAVPTISLLDEKVLVRDLSNTNSLPLAELNLNCEFVSGKVKIAVINTPFPIHDVQVLLGNDLAGQLTLPNLILYNQPLDNNSNDLDIFEHFIEESNFISDLGEHDIEEVETEVHTDRCDPIENFVGVVTRAKAKQAVNEGVPDIVKTNIPCTNSELINLQRADATLTNALKQASTKEGKVPGYYFDKGVLFRLYRPRKLSSNDTWANKEQLVVPLTLRKNILSVAHQADSHLGVSKTYKRIANDFFWPGMKHDVFEFVKECHVCQVVGKPNEVIPKAPLVPIVIPHEPFSKVIIDCVGPLPKTKKGNQYILTILCPTTRYPIAIPLGNICARNIVKHLLKVFTTYGFPKEIQSDRGTNFTSDLFNETLREFNVKHILASPYHPQSQGALERHHQTLKSLLRKFCMETGTDWDESLDLILFVIREVPNDSLGMSPFEMLFGHKVRGPLQVLKDKMLNNDTLDNVTVGQYVDKLKCNFEKVHNFAFNNLKSSQDVMKENFDLKTKVRKFKEGDSVLVYFPTPSSPLQHKFSGPYIIQKCVNNNNYIISTPDRRKSTQLVHVNLIKKYHGNPPVALHCLSDSNVLDFKKYNASAHQSKTPMPHDVDLNHSNDFVSWTDSANQEILQNILVYLQHLPRKQRSQLAELFRKYKSICGDVPQRCSDVEHDIELQPGTRPIRQHYYRTSLEKQRRMKEEVSYLLKNGLATRSTSAWASPCLLVPKPND, encoded by the exons ATGCTATTGAGAACACTTCTCGTTGACTTTGCTGCGTTCTCTTGTGGATTTTTAGTCACAATGTTTTCAGTAGacttatttttcagtgatcctaagggaaaacttaacactatagtgtgtgctaaaaagagtgaattgttggctttggcaggcaagtttgaagtaactgttagttcaagagacaggaaagatgacataaaaaatgcCATTTTAGATTATCTTGTAGAGGAGGAAAGTGTAGAAGAACACGAGGCTAGGAAATACATGAGTACGAAGAAAGACAGCTCAGACGTTGAGCATATGAGGTTAGCCATACAGTTAGAACAAGTAAAGTTAGAggtagatattgagagagaaagacacaagttggccatagataaagaaaggaaaaagtatgagctagaaatggagaaagctagattagatcatgaagctagtctaactcagaatatggaaattgaaagaagtaGGATTAGTGTAGAACAACGTATAAGACTAATGAACCTAGAATCTAATCAACCACTAAAGTTTGACTTGGCTAAGAGTTTAAAGTTAGTCCCTGAATTTACAGAAACAGATGTAGATTCATTTTTCCGTAATTTCGAAGATATTGCCTCAAATATGAAATGGCCAGTAGATCAATGGGTTTGGTTAATTAAATCCAAAGTCCAGGGTAAAGCTGCTATAGTGGTTAGTAATTTAGTAGGGGAAAGAAATTATACAGTCGTTAAGCAAGCTATTTTAGATGCCTACATGGTAACTGCAGAGGGTCTTAGACAAAGATTTAGACAATACATTAAATCAAATGCTCAAACTTGgtatgaatttgcaaatgaaaaactaagattatttaataaatggcttaaggctgccaatgttaataattttgaggaactcgttaacctgattgtgactgaagaattcatgagaaaactaccacaaaatattagaatgcatattgctgaccgtgaggaagaggatttaaagaagtctgctatgttagctgaccattttttcttgatacacaaaacacacaaaggtactgagatgtttgtaaagcaaggcaaagcaacagggttcagtggtgagaaagagggtgttaattattgttcatattgtaaacaacaaggtcatgacataaatgaatgtaaaaacccaACCTGTAAGAAATCTAAGTTTTTTGGCTCTAAGCTGCCCGACCTTGATGCTGGTAAATATAAAGACAGTAAATTTAGCGTAAAAGGCAAAGGAGCTATGCATTGTAGTACGCCTGAAAGTGATCCCTtgtttgctaattatatttcagaGGGTACAGTAACAATACCCAATGGTACTCCTGTTAAAGTAAGAATCTTGCGTGATACTGGGTCAACCCAAAGTATGATTTTACATAGCGCAGTGCCTACAATTTCTTTGCTTGATGAAAAGGTACTAGTTAGGGATTTAAGTAACACTAACAGTTTGCCTTTAGCAGAGCTTAACTTAAACTGTGAATTTGTATCTGGTAAAGTAAAGATTGCTGTTATCAACACGCCATTCCCTATACATGATGTTCAAGTATTACTTGGGAATGATTTAGCTGGTCAATTGACTTTGCCTAACCTTATTTTGTATAATCAGCCACTGGATAATAACTCTAATGATTTGGATATCTTTGAACATTTCattgaagaaagtaatttcattagtGACTTAGGTGAACATGACATTGAGGAAGTAGAAACTGAAGTACACACTGATCGATGTGACCCGATTGAGAATTTTGTTGGTGTTGTAACAAGGGCAAAAGCCAAACAAGCTGTGAATGAAGGTGTCCCAGATATAGTAAAGACAAACATTCCCTGTACTAATTCTGAATTGATAAACTTACAACGAGCAGATGCGACTTTAACTAATGCACTTAAACAAGCTTCCACTAAGGAAGGTAAGGTACCTGGCTATTACTTTGATAAAGGAGTCCTGTTTAGGCTGTACCGACCTAGAAAACTGTCATCTAATGATACCTGGGCTAATAAAGAACAACTTGTAGTACCATTAACTTTACGTAAGAATATTTTGAGTGTTGCTCATCAAGCAGATTCCCATTTAGGAGTGTCAAAGACTTACAAACGTATAGCTAATGATTTCTTTTGGCCAGGTATGAAACATGATgtatttgaatttgttaaagaGTGTCATGTCTGTCAAGTAGTTGGAAAACCTAACGAGGTAATTCCAAAAGCACCCCTCGTGCCAATTGTAATACCACACGAACCTTTCAGTAAAGTCATAATTGATTGTGTAGGCCCAttgccaaaaacaaaaaaaggtaatcaatatattttgactatacttTGTCCTACCACTAGATACCCTATTGCAATTCCCCTTGGTAACATTTGTGCTAGAAATATTGTGAAACACCTCCTTAAAGTTTTCACCACTTATGGATTCCCAAAAGAAATTCAGAGTGATCGGGGTACAAATTTCACAAGtgaccttttcaatgaaactctaagggaatttaatgtaaaacatattcttgcATCACCATATCACCCACAATCACAAGGCGCTCTTGAAAGACACCATCAGACATTAAAATCCTTGCTTCGAAAATTTTGTATGGAGACTGGAACGGACTGGGATGAGAGTTTAGACTTGATATTATTTGTCATTAGAGAAGTCCCTAATGATTCCTTAGGTATGTCACCATTTGAAATGTTATTTGGACATAAAGTTAGGGGGCCACTACAAgtacttaaagataaaatgttgaaCAATGATACCTTGGATAACGTAACTGTAGGGCAGTATGTCGATAAGTTGAAATGTAATTTTGAGAAAGtccataattttgcatttaataacttaaaaagtagtcaagatgtgatgaaggaaaattttgatctaaaaactaaagttcgtaagtttaaagaaggggattctgtacttgtatatttccctactcctagttctcctctccaacataaattttctggtccttatataattcagaaatgtgtcaataataacaattatataatcagtactccagacagaagaaagtcaacccaattagttcatgtaaatctAATCAAGAAATATCATGGTAATCCTCCAGTTGCTTTGCATTGTCTATCAGACTCTAATGTATTAGATTTTAAGAAGTATAATGCATCAGCACACCAAAGTAAAACCCCAATGCCACATGATGTAGATTTAAATCACTCTAATGATTTTGTTTCTTGGACAGACTCTGCTAACCAGGAAATATTGCAGAATATTCTAGTATATTTACAGCATTTACCCCGAAAGCAGAGGAGCCAGCTAGCAGAATTATTCCGCAAATACAAGAGTATATGTGGGGATGTGCCTCAACGTTGCAGTGATGTGGAACACGACATTGAATTACAACCGGGTACACGACCAATTCGTCAACACTATTACAGGACCAGCCTGGAAAAGCAGCGACGGATGAAGGAGGAAGTGTCGTATTTACTGAAGAATGGACTGGCAACTAGAAGCACATCAGCTTGGGCTTCACCATGTCTTTTAGTTCCAAAACCAAACG ATTGA